The Rhodococcus triatomae genome includes a window with the following:
- a CDS encoding helix-turn-helix domain-containing protein gives MGRAPTPEGVAVGERIRLLRKKAGLSSGALAEHCGISQPFLSQLERGVATPSLTTLYLLADTFGVHPGALLENRPQAPVSVTTPADRQVIRVGEGNHQMARALIPGGLDTMLEAYEHTFDPGAGDRDWFEHPGEDFIYVLSGTVELQLRGHDPVLLTAGQTALHTGLVPHRCVLVGSRPARTILVSRHG, from the coding sequence ATGGGGAGAGCACCCACTCCGGAGGGAGTGGCGGTCGGGGAACGGATTCGTCTCCTCCGCAAGAAGGCCGGGCTCTCGTCCGGCGCGCTCGCCGAGCACTGCGGAATCTCGCAGCCTTTCCTGAGCCAGCTCGAACGCGGCGTCGCGACTCCCAGCCTCACCACTCTCTATCTCCTCGCGGACACCTTCGGTGTCCACCCGGGTGCCCTCCTCGAGAACCGGCCGCAGGCGCCGGTGAGCGTCACGACCCCGGCCGACCGTCAAGTGATCCGCGTCGGCGAGGGCAACCACCAGATGGCGCGCGCACTCATACCCGGCGGTCTGGACACGATGCTCGAGGCCTACGAGCACACGTTCGATCCCGGTGCCGGAGACCGCGACTGGTTCGAGCACCCCGGGGAGGACTTCATCTACGTGCTGTCCGGAACCGTGGAGTTGCAGCTCCGAGGGCACGACCCGGTCCTGCTGACCGCGGGTCAGACCGCTCTGCACACCGGTCTGGTCCCGCACCGCTGCGTCCTCGTCGGGTCCCGGCCCGCCCGAACGATTCTCGTCTCCCGGCACGGGTAG
- a CDS encoding ABC transporter permease, protein MPTTTPPAPTGVEPAENAGTRSVRGDASSIRWGRARILLDQVWPPLSALAVVLVLWWAVAVSGVVSRALFPTPIETWDAARAMWNEGVLTTDLSASLGRAAAGFAIGATLGVGVGFVSGRITPIARVVSPVVSFLRPIPVIALVPLATAWFGIGEDAKRIVIAYAVFLAVWLYVHDGVARVAPLYLRVSRMFGVGRVRTFRKVLLPGAAPSVVTALRYGSSIAFLALVAAELGGTQTGIAYRIQVDGQFLQTDRMFVGLIVLGALGASADLVLAAAGRRWITWSAS, encoded by the coding sequence ATGCCTACGACGACACCACCCGCACCGACGGGCGTGGAACCCGCTGAGAATGCGGGCACTCGCTCCGTCCGTGGTGACGCCTCATCCATCCGGTGGGGCCGTGCCCGAATTCTGCTGGACCAGGTCTGGCCCCCGCTGTCCGCGCTGGCCGTCGTCCTGGTGCTGTGGTGGGCCGTCGCCGTCAGCGGGGTGGTCAGCCGAGCGCTCTTCCCCACCCCCATCGAGACCTGGGACGCCGCGCGGGCGATGTGGAACGAGGGCGTCCTCACCACGGACCTCTCGGCGAGTCTCGGTCGTGCCGCAGCGGGTTTCGCGATCGGTGCGACGCTCGGAGTCGGCGTGGGGTTCGTCTCGGGCCGGATCACCCCGATCGCGCGCGTGGTGTCCCCGGTCGTCTCGTTCCTCAGACCGATCCCCGTGATCGCACTCGTGCCGCTCGCGACCGCCTGGTTCGGTATCGGTGAGGACGCGAAGCGAATCGTCATCGCGTACGCGGTGTTCCTCGCGGTCTGGCTCTACGTGCACGACGGGGTCGCCAGGGTGGCTCCGCTATACCTGCGAGTGTCGAGGATGTTCGGTGTCGGCCGGGTGCGCACCTTCCGGAAAGTGCTGTTGCCCGGGGCGGCCCCGTCCGTCGTGACGGCGCTGCGGTACGGGAGCAGCATCGCCTTCCTGGCTCTGGTGGCCGCCGAACTCGGTGGCACGCAGACCGGGATCGCCTATCGCATCCAGGTCGACGGGCAGTTCCTGCAGACGGATCGGATGTTCGTCGGGCTCATCGTGCTCGGTGCACTCGGCGCGTCTGCCGACCTGGTGCTGGCGGCAGCCGGGCGCCGGTGGATCACCTGGAGCGCATCATGA
- a CDS encoding ABC transporter ATP-binding protein, which produces MKDHGKTADPAPGRVRLDRLEVTYTSTKSRRRTRALAETSVELGAGSFTALLGPSGCGKSTLLNVIAGFVPPSAGSAELDGNPITGPGPDRTVVFQQYALLPWMTATANVEFALERWQLPRAERRDRARQALAAVHLSDAADKMPGEMSGGMQQRVAIARAMAAEPDVLLMDEPFGALDAITRARMQELALTLWSETGRTVVFVTHDVDEALFLSQRILLMDSAPGRIVADIDLLGADDARRADVRSRIVARLGGH; this is translated from the coding sequence ATGAAAGACCATGGGAAGACCGCCGATCCGGCACCCGGCCGAGTCCGACTCGACCGGCTGGAGGTCACCTACACCTCCACGAAGTCCCGCCGACGCACGCGGGCACTCGCCGAAACCTCGGTCGAGCTCGGCGCCGGCTCGTTCACCGCGCTACTCGGCCCGAGCGGCTGCGGCAAGTCGACCCTGCTGAACGTCATTGCCGGGTTCGTGCCGCCGTCGGCAGGATCTGCCGAGCTGGACGGGAATCCGATCACCGGACCGGGACCGGATCGCACCGTGGTCTTCCAACAGTACGCACTGCTGCCCTGGATGACGGCGACGGCGAACGTCGAGTTCGCGCTCGAACGGTGGCAGCTGCCCCGCGCCGAGCGCCGCGACCGCGCCAGGCAGGCCCTCGCCGCGGTGCACCTCTCCGACGCCGCCGACAAGATGCCCGGTGAGATGTCCGGCGGGATGCAGCAGCGGGTGGCCATCGCCAGGGCGATGGCAGCGGAGCCCGACGTACTCCTCATGGACGAACCGTTCGGCGCACTCGACGCGATCACCCGGGCCAGAATGCAGGAGCTGGCGCTGACGTTGTGGTCCGAGACGGGGCGCACGGTCGTGTTCGTCACCCACGACGTCGACGAGGCATTGTTTCTGTCACAGCGAATCCTGTTGATGGACAGCGCCCCAGGGCGCATCGTCGCCGACATCGATCTCCTCGGTGCCGACGACGCCCGGCGTGCCGACGTCAGATCCCGGATCGTCGCCCGACTCGGAGGACATTGA
- a CDS encoding ABC transporter substrate-binding protein, translating into MIRSRLAFGALVTAAALAATACGSSQPDDPSVNRVSIAGSDYVGAAQLFVADHDDLWASESLDVDLQVYQTGRDALNAVLGGQADLATVGDLPTVTGILAGEDIRVVGSLSRGSGWRVLTTRDSGIDEPADLRGQRIGLAQGTNLQYLVSAVLESAGLAESDVELVNLAPNQVPQSLAAGDIDAGVTFPSFYGTTESLLGGQYADFVFDGYRNATILVAGPDVDDTVIESVLRALLAAQQRVESDEAAARASVVAGSNGSISADAAADLWPLYRMEIGLDRELVDSLDDEASWAVDSLGIRSATGPDAVRAAIHPSPLQNVDAGAVTLDRP; encoded by the coding sequence ATGATTCGATCTCGTCTCGCATTCGGAGCCCTCGTGACGGCAGCGGCACTGGCCGCCACCGCGTGTGGCTCGTCGCAACCGGATGATCCCTCCGTGAACCGGGTGAGCATCGCCGGTAGTGACTACGTGGGTGCCGCGCAACTGTTCGTCGCCGACCACGACGACCTGTGGGCGTCCGAGTCCCTCGATGTCGATCTGCAGGTCTACCAGACCGGCCGCGACGCACTCAACGCCGTGCTCGGTGGTCAGGCCGACCTCGCGACCGTCGGTGATCTCCCGACGGTCACGGGGATTCTCGCCGGTGAGGACATCCGTGTGGTGGGCTCACTCTCACGGGGGAGCGGGTGGCGGGTGCTCACCACTCGGGACTCGGGAATCGACGAACCTGCGGATCTGCGTGGACAACGGATCGGCCTGGCCCAGGGGACGAATCTCCAGTACCTGGTCAGCGCTGTGCTCGAGTCCGCCGGGCTCGCCGAGTCCGACGTGGAATTGGTGAATCTCGCGCCGAACCAGGTACCCCAGTCCCTGGCCGCGGGCGACATCGACGCGGGCGTGACCTTTCCCAGTTTCTACGGCACCACGGAGTCTCTGCTCGGTGGGCAGTATGCGGACTTCGTCTTCGACGGCTACCGGAACGCGACGATCCTCGTCGCCGGCCCCGACGTCGACGACACCGTGATCGAATCGGTGTTGCGTGCGCTGCTTGCAGCCCAGCAACGCGTCGAATCCGACGAGGCCGCGGCACGCGCTTCGGTGGTCGCGGGGTCGAACGGATCGATCTCGGCGGATGCAGCTGCGGACCTGTGGCCCCTCTACCGCATGGAGATCGGCCTCGATCGCGAGCTGGTGGACTCACTCGACGACGAAGCGAGCTGGGCCGTGGACTCGTTGGGGATCCGGAGCGCCACCGGCCCCGATGCGGTCCGGGCCGCGATACACCCTTCCCCACTGCAGAACGTGGACGCCGGGGCGGTCACCCTCGACCGGCCCTGA
- a CDS encoding aryl-sulfate sulfotransferase has protein sequence MASGTNVDQNTLRRRGVGLIAHDPARAWQGYTLFAPIAEQGRVYLVDMEGQVVHEWDLPYPPGRHARLLPDGNLFYQGKDVDGPTLFPIWGVYHGGVLAEVAPDGSILREVRHPYHHHDAVLLANGNLAVLTVERLDEATARRVRGGVPGSEAPDGSIWADVVVEMTWSGDVVWRWSAAERLAFEDAPLDAHFAREHWPMANTVSETSSGDLLIGFRSASTVVRVARATGDVEWQLSAPVVSQQHYPHELDNGNILVFDNGSFRDSVSYPYSRAVEVDPETNTVVWDYTDNPPQNFYSPYMSSAQRLPNGNTLITEGSFGRIFEVTPDREVVWEYVIPYFGSFGAGVGLDSSQGANNSVFRAYRYGPEVVERLREGGALS, from the coding sequence ATGGCATCGGGCACGAACGTGGATCAGAACACGTTGCGTCGCAGGGGAGTCGGGCTGATCGCCCACGATCCGGCGCGGGCGTGGCAGGGATACACCCTGTTCGCTCCGATCGCCGAACAGGGGCGGGTGTACCTGGTGGACATGGAGGGGCAGGTGGTGCACGAGTGGGACCTCCCCTACCCGCCCGGCAGACATGCCCGCCTGCTTCCCGACGGCAACCTCTTCTACCAGGGCAAGGACGTCGACGGACCGACGTTGTTCCCGATCTGGGGCGTGTATCACGGTGGCGTGCTGGCCGAGGTCGCGCCGGACGGTTCGATCCTGCGCGAAGTGCGACATCCCTACCACCACCACGATGCGGTCCTCCTCGCCAACGGAAATCTCGCGGTCCTCACCGTCGAGCGACTGGACGAGGCCACCGCACGTCGAGTGCGGGGCGGTGTCCCGGGTTCGGAGGCGCCGGACGGATCGATCTGGGCCGATGTGGTCGTCGAGATGACCTGGAGCGGAGACGTGGTGTGGCGATGGTCGGCGGCGGAGCGGCTGGCCTTCGAGGATGCGCCGCTCGACGCGCACTTCGCCCGCGAGCACTGGCCGATGGCGAACACGGTGAGTGAAACGTCGTCCGGAGACCTGTTGATCGGTTTCCGCAGTGCGTCCACCGTGGTGCGTGTCGCGCGGGCGACCGGAGACGTCGAGTGGCAGCTGTCCGCACCGGTCGTCTCCCAACAGCACTATCCGCACGAACTCGACAACGGCAACATTCTGGTGTTCGACAACGGTAGTTTCCGCGATTCCGTGAGCTACCCGTACTCGCGCGCGGTGGAGGTGGATCCGGAAACGAACACCGTGGTGTGGGATTACACCGACAACCCACCCCAGAACTTCTACAGCCCCTACATGTCCAGCGCCCAGAGACTTCCGAACGGCAACACCCTCATCACCGAAGGCTCGTTCGGCCGCATCTTCGAGGTGACGCCGGATCGCGAGGTGGTCTGGGAGTACGTGATCCCGTACTTCGGCAGTTTCGGTGCCGGTGTGGGACTCGACTCGTCACAGGGCGCGAACAACTCGGTCTTCCGGGCGTACCGATACGGCCCCGAGGTGGTCGAGCGTCTGCGTGAGGGCGGCGCCCTGTCGTAA
- a CDS encoding MFS transporter — MNRVWWVWGVGVFAYVVAVLHRTSFGVSGLAASERFSAGPGVLSSFVVLQIVVYAGMQIPAGVLLDRFGSRAMISTGAVVMASGQLALALTESLPVAIAARVLVGAGDAFTFIAVLRLVPQWFAPRRVPLVSQLTGITGQLGQVLSAVPFTILLADAGWTTAYSSAAALGVLAFVLSLAVVRNSPPGLAVIAAPAGLREVGRQVRAVFANHGARLGFFTHMGTQFSITTFALLWGVPYLMSAQGLSATAAGALLSLSVVTAITSGIVIGILSGRYPMRRSLMVLTVMSSSAVMWAVVLALPGPAPMWLLCLLVIVISVGGPGSMIGFDFARMMVPSTSMGTAQGLVNSGGFLATLIVLQSMGLILDAMGGYTFESFRVAWCVQYVIWAIAVTGVLVFRRRARAEMGVTVRPLRDAWRDRRG; from the coding sequence ATGAACCGGGTCTGGTGGGTGTGGGGAGTCGGCGTCTTCGCCTACGTCGTCGCGGTACTCCACCGCACCTCGTTCGGAGTGTCCGGTCTGGCGGCCTCGGAACGATTCTCGGCAGGACCCGGCGTGCTCTCGAGCTTCGTGGTCCTCCAGATCGTGGTCTATGCCGGAATGCAGATCCCGGCCGGCGTCCTGCTGGATCGCTTCGGCTCCCGCGCCATGATCTCCACCGGAGCCGTGGTGATGGCGTCCGGCCAGCTTGCCCTCGCTCTCACCGAGTCGCTGCCGGTCGCGATCGCGGCCCGGGTGCTCGTCGGTGCCGGGGACGCCTTCACCTTCATCGCGGTGCTGCGGCTGGTTCCGCAATGGTTTGCACCGCGGCGCGTCCCCCTCGTGTCCCAGCTGACCGGTATCACCGGGCAGCTGGGACAGGTGCTCTCCGCCGTCCCGTTCACGATTCTGCTCGCCGATGCCGGGTGGACGACCGCGTACTCGTCGGCCGCGGCCCTCGGTGTACTGGCATTCGTGCTGTCTCTCGCGGTGGTGCGCAATTCGCCGCCCGGTCTGGCGGTGATCGCCGCACCGGCCGGCCTGCGTGAGGTGGGCCGTCAGGTGCGGGCGGTCTTCGCCAACCACGGGGCCCGCCTCGGATTCTTCACCCACATGGGCACCCAGTTCTCGATCACCACCTTCGCGCTTCTGTGGGGAGTCCCGTACCTCATGTCGGCGCAAGGCCTGTCTGCCACGGCGGCGGGCGCGTTGCTGTCGCTGTCGGTGGTGACAGCCATCACGTCGGGAATCGTCATCGGGATCCTCAGCGGTCGCTATCCGATGCGCCGGTCACTGATGGTGCTCACCGTGATGTCGAGCAGCGCGGTGATGTGGGCGGTCGTGCTCGCCTTGCCCGGCCCTGCGCCGATGTGGCTGCTGTGCCTGCTGGTGATCGTGATTTCGGTGGGAGGCCCGGGATCGATGATCGGCTTCGACTTCGCTCGCATGATGGTGCCGTCGACGAGCATGGGCACAGCGCAGGGGCTGGTGAACAGCGGTGGGTTCCTCGCGACCCTGATCGTGCTCCAGTCGATGGGCCTGATTCTCGATGCGATGGGCGGTTACACGTTCGAGTCCTTCCGGGTCGCGTGGTGTGTCCAATATGTGATCTGGGCAATCGCCGTCACCGGAGTTCTGGTCTTCCGCCGCCGTGCACGGGCAGAAATGGGCGTCACCGTTCGCCCGCTGCGCGATGCCTGGCGCGACCGGCGCGGATAG
- a CDS encoding glycoside hydrolase family 19 protein, translating into MHVSTYARRIGFAAAATTVLATSSAAVAHATPEAAATVGPTLPAAASLASPAPAAAPAAAERGEAPVTSPYDPRQLLVALTLPGQQARVADAAAQAEQAAAEAAEAEPETPTFITPEQLAAIVPQIPADKLATYAAPLNAAMVSGGIDSPIRKAAFVAQLLVESDSFRTFEEYASGRAYEGRADLGNTQPGDGERYKGRGAIQVTGRHNYESVSQATGIDFVSHPELVAAPEHAFSTAVWYWTSRNLNQAADNAGIVRVSELVNGGHHGLAERLAGFQRGLDVFSRM; encoded by the coding sequence TTGCACGTTTCAACATACGCACGTCGAATCGGTTTCGCCGCCGCGGCGACCACTGTCCTGGCCACCAGCAGCGCTGCTGTGGCACACGCCACTCCCGAGGCCGCGGCCACCGTCGGCCCCACCCTGCCGGCGGCGGCCTCCCTCGCCTCCCCGGCCCCGGCTGCTGCCCCCGCAGCCGCAGAACGGGGGGAGGCCCCGGTGACGAGCCCCTACGACCCGCGCCAGCTGCTCGTGGCGCTCACACTCCCCGGCCAGCAGGCCCGCGTTGCGGATGCTGCTGCCCAGGCCGAGCAGGCGGCGGCAGAAGCCGCCGAGGCGGAACCGGAGACGCCGACGTTCATCACGCCCGAGCAACTCGCCGCGATCGTGCCGCAGATTCCGGCGGACAAGCTGGCCACCTACGCGGCTCCGCTGAACGCCGCGATGGTCAGCGGGGGTATCGACAGCCCGATCCGCAAGGCGGCATTCGTCGCGCAGCTGCTCGTCGAGTCCGACTCGTTCCGTACCTTCGAGGAGTACGCGTCCGGTCGCGCCTACGAGGGCCGCGCCGATCTGGGCAACACCCAGCCGGGCGACGGTGAGCGCTACAAGGGCCGCGGCGCCATCCAGGTGACGGGCCGGCACAACTACGAGAGCGTGAGCCAGGCCACCGGTATCGACTTCGTCTCCCACCCCGAACTGGTCGCCGCGCCCGAGCACGCCTTCTCCACCGCGGTCTGGTACTGGACCTCGCGCAACCTCAACCAGGCTGCCGACAACGCCGGGATCGTGCGGGTGTCCGAGCTCGTCAACGGCGGGCACCACGGACTGGCCGAGCGCCTGGCCGGATTCCAGCGGGGCCTGGACGTCTTCTCCCGGATGTGA
- a CDS encoding RNA-binding S4 domain-containing protein yields the protein MATPESATSRVDSWTWAVRLFKTRSAAASACRGGHVRVNGATAKPAQPVKAGDEVRIRSAGTERIVTVTRTITKRVGAPVAVECYTDHTPPPPPRELFAALPVRDRGAGRPTKRERREIDRLRGF from the coding sequence GTGGCAACCCCTGAATCCGCTACCAGCCGGGTGGACAGCTGGACGTGGGCGGTGCGCTTGTTCAAGACCCGTTCCGCTGCGGCCTCCGCATGCCGCGGCGGCCACGTCCGGGTCAACGGAGCGACGGCGAAACCTGCGCAGCCGGTCAAGGCCGGCGACGAGGTGCGGATCCGCAGCGCGGGCACCGAGCGGATCGTGACGGTCACCCGCACGATCACCAAGCGGGTGGGTGCTCCGGTCGCCGTCGAGTGCTACACCGACCACACGCCACCGCCCCCGCCGCGTGAGCTGTTCGCGGCGCTTCCGGTACGTGACCGGGGCGCCGGACGTCCCACCAAGCGCGAGCGCCGCGAGATCGACCGGCTGCGCGGCTTCTGA